The genomic DNA CCGGTAGGCGTCGACGTGGGTCAGGTCGGAGGGGTCGAGCGGTTCGAGTTCGACGCGCTCGCCCGAGAGGAAGGTCATCGTCAGTACTCCCGCTCGACCAGGTAGTCCGCGATGGCGGCCAGCAGTGCCTTCGGCTCGCCGTCGGGGAGCACCTCGAGGTTCGCCTTGCCCGAGGCGACCAGGTCCAGCGCCGTCTCGCGTGCGTACTGGATGGACCCGGCGGACTCCAGCCGGGCGACCGCCTCGTCCACGTCGGCCTCGCTCACCTCGTCCACCTCGTCCGGAAGGAGGCTCTCCACGTCCACCCCCTGCTCGCGGGCGTGCAGGGTGACGAGCGTCCGCTTGCCCTCGACGAGGTCCGAGCCGCGCTGCTTGCCCAGCTGCTCGGACGGCGTCGTCAGGTCGAGGAGGTCGTCCTGGATCTGGAAGGCGCGGCCGACATCCAGTCCGTAGCCGGCCAGCGATTCGACGGTCTCGTCGTCGGCACCGAGCAGTATCGCCGGAATCGCGGCCGCAGCAGCGTACAGCACGGCGGTCTTGAGCTCGACCATCTCCAGGTACTCGTCCGTGTTCACGTCCTCGCGGCCCTCGAACTCCACGTCGAACGCCTGCCCCTCGCAGATCTCCGTACAGGTCGTGGCCAGGCGGTCGAGGGCCCGGACGGCGCGCTCGGGCGGTGCGCCGGTCTCCAGCATATACTCGAACGCCTTCGAGTAGAGGGTATCGCCGGCGAGGATGGCCGTCTCGAGGTCGAACTCGCGGTGGACGGCCGGCACCCCCCGACGGAGGTCGTCGTCGTCCATGATGTCGTCGTGGATGAGCGTGAACGACTGGATGACCTCGATGGAGACGGCAGCGCTCATCACGTCCACCGGCTCGCCCTCGAGGTCGGGGAGGGCGTCGTAGTCCGTGGCCATCGGCTCGGTGCCGGTGACGGCTTCGGCGACGAGCAGGAGCATCGTGGGCCGGAGTCGCTTCCCACCGGCGTCGAGGAGGTAGCGCGACGCCTCGTAGAGCCGTTCGGGCTCCTGCACGGGGAGTCGGTCGACGATGGCGTCGTTGACCAGCTCACGGCGGTCGTGGATAGCCCGGTCCACATCCACGTCATCGCCGCCTGCGTCCGGGTCGGTCATGGTGGTCGCTCATCGCCGACACTCAAAAGCCCCGCGGGTCTCGTCGGTAGCGTCGCTCGGCTACCGAACCGAGCCCGAGAGGGGTGCCGGAAGGACCGTCGAACGGCGGCCGAGCCCGACCGGGCCGCTACAGCGGCCCCGGGGCGAAGGCGTACACGATGACGAAGAACGCCAGGAGGCCGATGCCGGCGAGCAGCGAGGCGACGGGGACGGCGGCCCCCGCGGCCGCACCCGCGATGAGGGTTCCGACGTAGGCCAGCGTGGCGACGAACACCGCGCCGAGGAGGAGCTTGATGGCCGGACCGATGGCACCGGGGCGTGCCGGTCCGGTCGCACCGCGACGTGAGCGGGGTGGCGTGCTCATGCATGACACACGCTACCGGAGCTACTAAAACTACGGGGCGGTCGACGGACGGCTCCGGGGCAGGAATGGGGCCGCACGGCTCCGGGGCGCGGCATCGCAGGGATGCCCGCCCGCGGTGGCGTTACTCGGTCAGCTGGATGGTGTTGCCGTTGGACGTGACGTGGAGGTCACGGCCCAGCTTGTAGCCCTCGGACTTGCAGAGGTCCGCGTACGGCGCGAACCCCTTCATGTTCTGGTGGGCCGGGATGACGTTCTGGGGCTGGAGCGCGTCCAGCATCGCGTAGTGGCCCTCGCTGTTCAGGTGGCCCGAGACGTGGATGTCGTCGTAGATGCGGGCACCCTGCATCCGGAGCAGCTGCTCGGACTGGTAGCGCTGGCCCTCGTTGGTCGGCTCCGGGATGACCCGTGCCGAGAAGATGACCTTGTCGCCCTGGTCCAGTTCGTAGGGGGTCTCGCCGCGGCCCATCCGGGTGAGCATCGCGCGCGGCTCGCCCTGGTGGCCCGTGACGACGGGGAGGTAGTCCTCCTTGCCCTCGTTCATGATGCGCTTGAACGTGCGGTCCACGCTCTTGCGGTGGCCGTACATGCCGACGTCGTCGAGGAAGTCGACGAAGCCGAGGCGCTCGGCCGTCCCGCTGTACTTCTCCATCGACCGGCCCAGCAGGACCGGCTGGCGCCCGATGTCGCGGGCGAACTCGACGAGGCTCTTCACACGTGCGACGTGGCTGGAGAACGTGGTGGCGACGATGCCGCCGTCGTAGTCCTCGATGGAGGTCATCACGTCCTTCAGGTGGCGCCGGGCGACGGATTCGGAGGGCGTGCGGCCCTTCTTGCCCGCGTTGGT from Haloglomus litoreum includes the following:
- a CDS encoding ribonuclease J, whose product is MEVEIATIGGYEEVGRQMTAVRAGDDVVVFDMGLNLSKVLIHDNVETERMHSLDLIDMGAIPDDRVMSDIEGDVQAIVPTHGHLDHIGAISKLAHRYDAPIVATPFTIELVKQQIQSEEKFGVKNDLQKMEAGEQMQIGDSGQVQLEFVNVTHSIIDAINPVLHTPEGAVVYGLDKRMDHTPVIGDPIDMKRFREIGREGEGVLCYIEDCTNAGKKGRTPSESVARRHLKDVMTSIEDYDGGIVATTFSSHVARVKSLVEFARDIGRQPVLLGRSMEKYSGTAERLGFVDFLDDVGMYGHRKSVDRTFKRIMNEGKEDYLPVVTGHQGEPRAMLTRMGRGETPYELDQGDKVIFSARVIPEPTNEGQRYQSEQLLRMQGARIYDDIHVSGHLNSEGHYAMLDALQPQNVIPAHQNMKGFAPYADLCKSEGYKLGRDLHVTSNGNTIQLTE
- the idsA3 gene encoding geranylfarnesyl diphosphate synthase; this translates as MTDPDAGGDDVDVDRAIHDRRELVNDAIVDRLPVQEPERLYEASRYLLDAGGKRLRPTMLLLVAEAVTGTEPMATDYDALPDLEGEPVDVMSAAVSIEVIQSFTLIHDDIMDDDDLRRGVPAVHREFDLETAILAGDTLYSKAFEYMLETGAPPERAVRALDRLATTCTEICEGQAFDVEFEGREDVNTDEYLEMVELKTAVLYAAAAAIPAILLGADDETVESLAGYGLDVGRAFQIQDDLLDLTTPSEQLGKQRGSDLVEGKRTLVTLHAREQGVDVESLLPDEVDEVSEADVDEAVARLESAGSIQYARETALDLVASGKANLEVLPDGEPKALLAAIADYLVEREY